Proteins found in one Etheostoma spectabile isolate EspeVRDwgs_2016 chromosome 14, UIUC_Espe_1.0, whole genome shotgun sequence genomic segment:
- the LOC116702016 gene encoding IgGFc-binding protein, whose amino-acid sequence MTDFGLRVTYDLVYHVTVTVPGNYNGRTCGLCGNFNNDKADEFQLPDGNLTKDFKTFGAAWKVIVPGAVCEDGCSGDQCLKCDDSKKAAIEEKCAVITNPKGPFAACHDVIDPTSYFRDCVYDVCIAKNDPSIICNSIAAYVLDCQEFGAKIENWRSASFCPFTCSAGSHYETCLLPCTSPCPGLVETLTCTTTCVEGCACDEGYYYNGTGCVVFDQCSCYYNGQTYKH is encoded by the exons ATGACAGACTTTGGACTGAGAGTCACGTATGATCTGGTCTACCATGTCACTGTCACTGTCCCTGGAAACTACAATGGCAGAACCTGTGGTCTGTGTGGCAATTTTAACAATGACAAAGCAGATGAGTTCCAGCTGCCGGATGGAAACCTGACCAAGGACTTCAAGACCTTTGGAGCAGCATGGAAAGTAATTGTGCCTGGAGCTGTTTGTGAAGATGGCTGCAGTGGCGACCAGTGCCTCAAATGTGACGATTCTAAAAAAGCTGCAATAGAGGAAAAATGTGCAGTCATCACCAATCCAAAAGGTCCATTTGCTGCTTGCCATGATGTAATTGATCCTACTTCCTACTTCAGAGATTGTGTCTATGATGTTTGCATAGCCAAAAATGATCCAAGCATAATATGTAACAGTATTGCTGCATATGTGTTAGACTGCCAAGAATTTGGCGCAAAGATTGAGAACTGGAGAAGTGCTTCTTTCTGCC CTTTTACATGCAGTGCCGGCAGCCATTATGAAACCTGCCTACTGCCTTGTACCTCTCCATGTCCTGGTCTCGTTGAAACCCTCACATGCACTACAACTTGTGTTGAGGGCTGTGCCTGTGATGAAGGTTACTACTACAATGGAACTGGCTGTGTGGTCTTTGACCAGTGCAGCTGCTATTACAATGGCCAAACTTACAAG CATTAA